One genomic window of [Clostridium] scindens ATCC 35704 includes the following:
- the gap gene encoding type I glyceraldehyde-3-phosphate dehydrogenase encodes MAIQIGINGFGRIGRVAFRIAISQPERFHLCGINVRNANLDYMVYMIRYDTIFGRFRGELGTYEKGITVNGKKIPVFSESDASCIPWESCGAEYIIDATGAFCTTAKAMSHIKAGAKKVIISAPAKDDETPTFVMGINHTNYTPDMKVISNASCTTNCLAPICKVLEDNYGIEYGLMSTIHAATAKQKVVDSRSLKDWRTGRAVFGNLIPSTTGAAKAISLVIPSLKDRMNGISYRVPTSDVSIVDLNVALKSPSSYEDICSKVHEASMTYLSGILDYVDDEVVSSDFIGDSHASIFDAREGIQVNSHFFKLICFYDNEWGYTSQIFRLIEYMDQIHQQ; translated from the coding sequence ATGGCAATTCAAATTGGCATCAACGGATTCGGCCGCATCGGCAGAGTCGCATTCCGTATCGCCATCAGTCAGCCTGAACGCTTCCACTTGTGTGGAATCAATGTCCGTAACGCAAATCTTGATTATATGGTATATATGATCCGGTACGATACCATATTCGGCCGCTTCCGCGGTGAACTTGGCACTTACGAGAAGGGGATTACCGTAAACGGAAAGAAGATCCCTGTCTTTTCCGAAAGCGATGCTTCCTGCATCCCATGGGAAAGCTGCGGTGCCGAATATATTATCGATGCAACCGGCGCTTTCTGCACTACTGCAAAGGCAATGTCCCATATCAAGGCCGGGGCAAAAAAGGTCATCATCTCGGCGCCAGCCAAGGATGATGAGACCCCTACGTTCGTCATGGGCATCAACCACACCAATTACACGCCGGATATGAAGGTCATATCTAACGCTTCTTGCACTACGAACTGTCTGGCGCCCATCTGCAAAGTCCTGGAGGATAATTATGGCATCGAATATGGCCTGATGTCCACAATCCACGCGGCAACCGCCAAGCAGAAAGTAGTCGACAGCCGGTCTTTGAAGGATTGGCGCACCGGCCGGGCAGTTTTTGGCAATCTGATTCCTTCCACAACCGGAGCAGCGAAAGCAATATCCTTGGTCATCCCTTCTCTGAAGGATCGGATGAACGGAATCTCTTATCGGGTTCCTACCTCGGACGTCTCCATCGTCGATCTAAACGTAGCGCTTAAGAGCCCCTCATCCTACGAGGATATTTGCAGCAAAGTCCACGAGGCCTCCATGACATATTTGTCCGGCATCCTGGATTATGTAGATGACGAAGTCGTGTCCTCTGATTTTATCGGAGACTCCCACGCCTCCATCTTCGATGCACGGGAAGGGATACAGGTTAATTCCCATTTCTTTAAGCTGATCTGCTTCTATGATAATGAGTGGGGCTATACCAGCCAGATTTTCAGACTCATAGAATACATGGACCAGATTCATCAGCAATAA
- a CDS encoding TIGR04086 family membrane protein, producing the protein MERQVRKDSKVMWVLKALLASYIVTGILLLLLTMALYKMELNEKMVSAAIVAIYVMATLIGGILIGKMAKVKRFIWGLGLGIAYFALLLLITLGVYHTLNGDGANLVTTFILCAGGGMVGGMIS; encoded by the coding sequence ATGGAAAGACAGGTTCGAAAAGACTCAAAGGTTATGTGGGTGCTGAAGGCGCTGCTGGCTTCTTATATTGTTACGGGGATATTGCTTTTGCTGCTTACGATGGCGCTATATAAGATGGAGCTGAACGAGAAGATGGTATCGGCGGCGATCGTAGCAATCTATGTCATGGCGACCTTGATCGGAGGAATTCTGATTGGCAAGATGGCCAAAGTGAAGCGGTTCATATGGGGCCTTGGTCTTGGCATCGCGTATTTTGCCCTGCTTCTGCTGATCACGCTGGGGGTGTATCATACGCTGAACGGGGACGGAGCCAATCTCGTGACCACATTTATCTTATGCGCGGGCGGCGGAATGGTCGGCGGAATGATATCGTAA
- the spoVT gene encoding stage V sporulation protein T: MKATGIVRRIDDLGRVVIPKEIRRTLRIREGDPLEIFTDREGEIILKKYSPIGELSAFAKQYAESLAQTMGCLVCVCDMDQIIAAAGTGKKDLQDKYISRPLEKQLGDRNQIMAALGDKKYVAITDSQEEEYEYEIICPIICEGDVIGGVILLSKDAKKKLGELEQKMAACAAGFLGKQMEQ; the protein is encoded by the coding sequence ATGAAAGCTACTGGAATCGTAAGAAGGATAGATGATCTGGGAAGGGTGGTTATTCCAAAGGAAATAAGAAGAACTCTTAGAATCAGGGAAGGCGACCCTCTGGAAATATTTACGGACAGAGAGGGGGAAATCATACTAAAGAAGTATTCTCCCATCGGAGAACTCTCTGCATTTGCAAAACAGTATGCAGAGAGCCTTGCTCAGACGATGGGCTGCCTGGTATGCGTCTGCGATATGGATCAGATCATTGCAGCTGCAGGCACTGGCAAAAAGGATCTGCAGGATAAATATATCAGCAGGCCGCTGGAGAAGCAGCTGGGAGACAGAAACCAGATAATGGCCGCCCTTGGCGATAAGAAGTATGTTGCCATAACCGACAGCCAGGAAGAAGAATACGAATATGAGATCATCTGCCCCATCATCTGCGAAGGAGATGTGATAGGCGGCGTCATCCTGCTATCCAAGGACGCGAAGAAGAAACTGGGAGAACTGGAACAGAAGATGGCAGCCTGCGCCGCAGGATTTTTAGGAAAGCAAATGGAACAATAG
- a CDS encoding GatB/YqeY domain-containing protein has product MSKIEEVRGAMVKAMKAGDKETKETLSMLLAALKNKAIDKREDLTEAEEIQVILKEIKQTKETLDMTPADRTEIIDECNKRLSVLEQYAPKMMDESEIKDVIEATLKEIGLDAPTAKDKGRIMKVLMPKVKGMADGKLVNELLMTYMG; this is encoded by the coding sequence ATGAGCAAGATTGAAGAAGTCCGAGGCGCTATGGTGAAAGCCATGAAAGCCGGAGACAAGGAAACCAAGGAGACTCTGTCCATGCTGCTGGCCGCCCTTAAGAACAAGGCCATTGACAAGCGGGAAGACTTGACGGAAGCAGAGGAAATCCAGGTGATCTTAAAAGAAATAAAACAGACAAAGGAAACACTGGATATGACCCCTGCGGATCGCACCGAGATTATTGACGAGTGCAACAAGCGCCTGTCCGTATTGGAACAGTATGCCCCGAAGATGATGGACGAGTCAGAGATCAAGGACGTGATTGAGGCTACTTTAAAAGAAATCGGCCTGGATGCGCCAACCGCTAAAGATAAAGGAAGGATTATGAAAGTTCTGATGCCAAAGGTAAAAGGTATGGCCGACGGCAAATTGGTTAACGAACTTCTAATGACCTATATGGGATAA
- a CDS encoding peptidyl-prolyl cis-trans isomerase yields the protein MKKKILILAMAGMLAATSLTGCGSFKDDDVVAVVGDKEITADIANFYARYTQAQYETYYAGYLGEDMWNSEAMEGQTYEESVKDSVLKQLETMILLEEHMGDYEVSLSDKEKNAIESTAKEFDEANALEDKEKISGSLKTVKRVMTLMAIQQKMTEAIQADADTEVSDEEAAQKSMQYVLFPYTTKDADGKSVDLSDEEKAKVKSKAEDFAEAAKTAEDFGAFATEQGVEASTITFDKDSSTPSADLIAAADKLGEGEVTEMIEAENGCYVGKVTSLFDREATDTKKQSIVNDRKTDLYTKTCEKWLKKADIKVNKSVWKKVDFNDLSVTMKVEDQEPYANDVKTDDQVDTDSEGQ from the coding sequence ATGAAAAAGAAGATATTGATACTCGCAATGGCAGGGATGCTTGCAGCGACTTCCCTTACCGGCTGCGGATCGTTTAAAGACGACGATGTGGTTGCCGTGGTAGGCGACAAAGAGATAACAGCCGACATTGCTAATTTCTATGCAAGATATACACAGGCCCAGTATGAGACCTATTACGCAGGATATCTGGGAGAAGACATGTGGAATTCCGAAGCGATGGAAGGCCAGACTTACGAAGAATCCGTAAAAGACTCCGTGCTAAAGCAGCTGGAGACTATGATTCTTCTGGAAGAGCATATGGGAGACTATGAGGTCTCTCTGTCTGACAAGGAAAAGAATGCCATTGAGAGTACTGCAAAAGAGTTTGACGAGGCAAACGCCCTGGAAGACAAAGAAAAAATCAGTGGCTCGTTAAAGACGGTGAAGCGCGTGATGACGCTTATGGCGATCCAGCAGAAGATGACGGAGGCAATTCAGGCCGACGCTGATACGGAAGTATCCGATGAAGAGGCAGCCCAGAAGAGCATGCAGTATGTACTGTTCCCTTATACGACTAAGGATGCGGATGGCAAATCCGTAGATCTGTCTGATGAAGAGAAGGCAAAGGTCAAGAGCAAGGCAGAGGATTTTGCGGAAGCAGCCAAGACGGCGGAAGACTTCGGCGCATTTGCCACAGAACAAGGCGTGGAAGCAAGCACAATAACATTTGACAAGGATTCATCCACCCCGTCAGCAGACCTGATCGCAGCGGCTGATAAGCTGGGAGAAGGCGAAGTGACAGAGATGATCGAGGCTGAGAATGGATGCTATGTTGGAAAGGTTACCAGCCTGTTTGACAGAGAGGCTACGGATACCAAGAAGCAGTCTATCGTAAATGACAGAAAGACGGACCTCTACACCAAGACCTGCGAGAAGTGGCTTAAGAAGGCGGATATCAAGGTCAACAAGAGTGTTTGGAAAAAAGTTGATTTTAATGATCTTAGCGTTACTATGAAGGTAGAAGATCAGGAGCCGTATGCGAATGATGTTAAGACGGATGATCAGGTGGATACGGATAGCGAGGGGCAGTAA
- the mfd gene encoding transcription-repair coupling factor: MQALIRPLNELAEFEEISRDIRKGAGMIRVCGCVNSQKTHMMYALSDGCNYRVIACSSESKAKQVYEEYRFLDPNTHLYPAKDLLFYQADLRSKELVSQRMEVIQAVAAGEKATVITSFDAFMDTLLPKDVIVEKTVRIANDSTFHLEEMQSRLVALGYDREVQIEAPGQFAVRGGILDVYPLTEELPIRIELWGDEVDSIRTFDVETQRSIENLEEVSICPAVEFPQEGEKGVSFLDYFPMEETILFLDEPVRLIEKGQGVEEEFLEAQKKRVESGYEVTDAEVQLYHTEEILRKMNAYSSVGFFALDMKCRGLETKASFSLQTKSVNPYNSSFDMLTQDLKRLKRNGYRVVLLSGSRTRAKRLAEDLRDYNLSSYYSDELDREVAPGEIMTAYGHVAYGYEYPMLKFTVISETDIFGKTKKKKKRKTYEGRKIQSFAELKVGDYVVHENHGLGIYQGIEKIEVDKISKDYMKISYAQGGNLYIPATQLDLIQKYASADAKKPKLNRLGTQEWTKTKTRVRGAVREIAKDLVRLYAARQEQEGYVYGEDTVWQREFEEMFPFEETEDQLLAIEAVKQDMMSHKIMDRLICGDVGYGKTEIAIRAAFKAVQEDKQVVYLVPTTILAQQHYNTFAQRMKDFPVRVDLMCRFRTPAQQKKTIEDTKKGLVDIVIGTHRVLSDDLKFKDLGLLIIDEEQRFGVQHKEKIKKLKENVDVLTLTATPIPRTLHMSLIGIRDMSVLEEAPNDRMPIQTYVMEYNDEMVREAIERESGRQGQVYYVYNRVEDIAEITGHIQKLVPDVTVEYAHGQMKEHQLERIMYDFINGEIDVLVSTTIIETGLDISNVNTMIIHDADHLGLSQLYQLRGRVGRSNRMAYAFLLYRRDKLLREVAEKRLAAIREFTDLGSGFKIAMRDLEIRGAGNLLGAEQHGHMEAVGYDLYCKMLNEAVKHLKGEMEEETFNTTMDLNVDAYIPDSYIPNEYQKLDIYKRVAAIENEEEMEDMLEELIDRFGDIPKKVETLLAVASLKAIAHSAYVTAVEQKGERFTFSMYEKAKVQPQKIPGLLEQFKGDLAFKADAENPCFLYEKKSRNKKEKNTDVLAVVKNVLIGIKGLIDQ; this comes from the coding sequence ATGCAAGCCTTAATCAGGCCACTGAATGAATTAGCAGAATTTGAAGAGATTAGCAGGGACATAAGAAAAGGCGCGGGGATGATACGAGTCTGCGGATGCGTGAATTCCCAGAAAACCCATATGATGTATGCGTTGAGCGATGGCTGTAATTACAGAGTCATCGCTTGTTCAAGTGAATCCAAGGCAAAACAAGTCTATGAAGAGTATCGATTCCTGGATCCGAATACCCATCTGTATCCGGCCAAAGACCTGCTCTTTTACCAGGCAGACTTAAGGAGCAAGGAACTGGTAAGTCAGAGGATGGAAGTGATCCAGGCGGTGGCGGCAGGCGAAAAGGCTACGGTGATTACCAGTTTCGATGCGTTCATGGACACCCTTCTGCCCAAGGATGTAATTGTTGAAAAGACGGTGCGGATTGCAAATGACAGTACCTTTCATCTGGAAGAGATGCAGTCCAGGCTGGTGGCGCTTGGCTATGACAGGGAAGTGCAGATTGAGGCTCCCGGCCAGTTTGCGGTAAGGGGCGGCATACTGGATGTCTATCCCCTTACAGAAGAACTTCCGATCCGGATAGAACTGTGGGGAGATGAAGTGGATTCGATCCGTACTTTTGATGTGGAGACCCAGAGATCTATCGAGAATCTGGAAGAGGTGTCGATCTGTCCGGCGGTGGAATTTCCGCAGGAAGGAGAGAAGGGGGTTTCCTTTTTGGATTATTTTCCAATGGAAGAGACGATCCTGTTCTTAGATGAGCCGGTCCGCCTGATCGAAAAAGGGCAGGGGGTGGAAGAAGAGTTTCTGGAAGCCCAGAAAAAGAGGGTGGAAAGCGGATACGAAGTCACGGACGCGGAAGTGCAGCTGTATCATACGGAAGAGATCTTAAGAAAAATGAACGCTTATAGCAGCGTCGGCTTTTTTGCCCTGGATATGAAATGCAGGGGACTGGAGACAAAGGCCTCCTTCAGCCTTCAGACGAAAAGCGTCAATCCTTATAACAGCAGTTTTGACATGCTGACGCAGGATTTGAAGCGTCTGAAAAGGAATGGATACAGGGTGGTTCTTCTATCCGGATCCAGGACCAGGGCGAAGCGTCTGGCAGAGGATCTAAGGGATTATAATCTGAGCAGTTATTATAGCGATGAGTTGGACCGGGAAGTGGCGCCGGGCGAGATTATGACGGCTTATGGGCATGTGGCATATGGCTATGAGTATCCGATGCTGAAGTTTACGGTGATCTCGGAGACGGATATCTTCGGAAAGACGAAGAAAAAGAAGAAGCGTAAGACCTATGAAGGGCGAAAGATACAGAGTTTTGCGGAACTGAAGGTTGGAGATTATGTGGTTCATGAGAACCATGGCCTGGGGATATACCAGGGCATCGAGAAGATCGAGGTAGATAAGATATCCAAGGACTATATGAAGATATCCTATGCCCAGGGAGGCAATCTATATATCCCGGCTACCCAGCTGGACCTGATTCAGAAATATGCAAGCGCGGATGCCAAGAAACCCAAATTAAACCGTCTGGGCACGCAGGAATGGACGAAGACCAAGACCAGAGTCCGAGGGGCAGTAAGGGAGATTGCCAAAGATCTGGTCAGGCTGTACGCCGCAAGACAGGAGCAGGAAGGCTACGTATATGGAGAGGATACAGTCTGGCAGAGGGAATTTGAGGAAATGTTCCCCTTTGAAGAGACAGAAGACCAGCTGCTTGCCATCGAGGCCGTCAAGCAGGATATGATGAGTCATAAGATTATGGACCGCCTAATCTGCGGGGATGTAGGATATGGAAAGACGGAGATTGCCATCCGGGCGGCCTTCAAGGCAGTGCAGGAGGATAAGCAGGTCGTCTATCTGGTACCCACCACGATCCTGGCCCAGCAGCATTACAATACATTTGCCCAGAGGATGAAGGACTTTCCGGTCCGGGTGGATCTGATGTGCAGATTCCGGACTCCGGCTCAGCAGAAGAAGACCATCGAGGATACCAAGAAAGGCTTGGTGGATATTGTGATTGGCACCCACAGAGTCTTAAGCGACGATCTGAAATTCAAGGACCTGGGACTTCTGATCATCGATGAGGAGCAGCGTTTCGGCGTCCAGCATAAGGAAAAGATTAAGAAACTGAAGGAAAATGTGGATGTATTAACTCTGACGGCAACGCCGATTCCGCGGACGCTTCATATGAGCCTGATCGGAATCCGGGATATGAGCGTGCTGGAAGAGGCTCCCAACGATAGGATGCCGATCCAGACCTACGTCATGGAGTATAATGACGAGATGGTAAGAGAAGCGATCGAAAGAGAATCCGGAAGGCAGGGGCAGGTATATTATGTCTATAACCGAGTGGAGGATATAGCAGAGATAACAGGCCATATCCAGAAACTGGTTCCGGATGTCACGGTGGAATACGCCCACGGCCAGATGAAGGAGCACCAGCTGGAGAGGATAATGTACGACTTTATCAACGGAGAGATAGACGTGCTGGTATCCACAACGATTATTGAGACCGGGCTGGACATCTCCAATGTAAATACGATGATTATCCATGATGCCGATCATCTGGGCCTGTCCCAGCTCTATCAGCTGCGGGGAAGAGTAGGGCGTTCTAACCGAATGGCTTATGCCTTTCTACTTTATCGGAGGGATAAACTGCTCCGGGAAGTTGCGGAAAAAAGGCTGGCTGCGATCCGAGAGTTCACAGACTTGGGATCAGGATTCAAGATTGCCATGCGTGATCTGGAAATCAGGGGGGCCGGCAATCTTCTAGGCGCTGAGCAGCATGGCCATATGGAAGCCGTGGGATACGACCTATACTGCAAAATGCTTAATGAGGCGGTGAAGCATTTAAAAGGCGAGATGGAAGAAGAGACTTTCAACACTACGATGGATCTGAATGTGGATGCATATATCCCGGATTCCTATATTCCCAACGAGTATCAGAAACTGGATATCTATAAGCGGGTGGCGGCCATTGAAAATGAAGAAGAGATGGAAGACATGCTGGAAGAGCTGATTGACCGTTTCGGAGATATCCCCAAAAAGGTGGAGACTCTCCTGGCTGTCGCAAGCCTGAAAGCGATTGCTCACAGCGCCTACGTGACGGCAGTAGAGCAGAAGGGAGAAAGATTCACCTTCTCCATGTATGAAAAGGCCAAAGTCCAGCCCCAGAAGATTCCCGGACTCCTGGAGCAGTTTAAAGGGGATCTGGCCTTTAAGGCAGATGCAGAGAATCCTTGCTTCTTATATGAGAAGAAGAGTCGCAATAAAAAAGAGAAAAATACGGATGTGCTGGCGGTTGTGAAAAATGTGCTAATTGGAATTAAAGGATTGATTGACCAGTAA
- the pth gene encoding aminoacyl-tRNA hydrolase: MFIIAGLGNPTLQYEGTRHNAGFDVIDTLAGKYNISVDGRKNRALIGKGIIEGKKVILAKPQTYMNLSGESLGGLVDYYKVDEESEFLVVYDDISLDVGQLRIRKKGSAGGHNGMKNIISHLGTEVFPRIKVGVGEKPKKYDLADYVLSRFSKEERAIMEEGCQKAVEAVEMILRGEMEEAMNKFNRKVKPKEA, encoded by the coding sequence ATGTTTATTATAGCGGGACTTGGAAATCCTACATTACAATACGAAGGCACGCGGCATAATGCCGGCTTCGATGTCATAGATACGCTTGCCGGCAAATATAATATATCTGTAGACGGCAGGAAGAATAGAGCCCTGATCGGAAAAGGAATCATAGAGGGGAAGAAAGTAATTCTGGCTAAGCCGCAGACCTACATGAATCTTAGCGGCGAGAGCCTGGGCGGCCTGGTGGATTATTATAAGGTTGATGAAGAAAGCGAGTTTTTGGTTGTCTACGATGATATCAGTCTGGATGTCGGACAACTTAGAATCCGTAAAAAAGGAAGCGCCGGCGGCCATAATGGAATGAAGAATATTATCAGCCATCTTGGGACGGAAGTATTTCCAAGAATCAAGGTCGGTGTGGGAGAAAAGCCGAAGAAATATGATCTGGCAGACTATGTCCTCAGTCGTTTCTCGAAAGAAGAGCGCGCCATCATGGAGGAAGGATGCCAGAAGGCTGTGGAAGCGGTGGAGATGATCCTCAGAGGAGAGATGGAAGAGGCCATGAATAAGTTTAACAGAAAAGTAAAGCCTAAGGAGGCCTAA